A single region of the Neisseria zoodegmatis genome encodes:
- a CDS encoding asparaginase translates to MIPRKKIFVLYTGGTIGMSHSQQGLAPDTALVEKALTPFVDAYSFDWHICEPLIDSSAVTLTDWHNWLLLLREKSAAYDGILVLHGTDTLAYTANLFALALPDLNLPIVMTGSQWPYDAEHSDAPLNLATAVAAFELNLPETTIAFNGKLFPAVGSSKISTEHADGFDNPHFGALGKWSSQQGWHDLNLRPSEKTRTSLHKQPLNTQAKVICHTLVPGFSAEAFSDGLYRTAADAVILQSYGHGNAPSHPTFIQAVRDFTAGGRLVLNISQVKQGNAAAVYAQGSALRQAGVVNGGKANLETALVLLTLAVSNGLDSDQLQAELAALRLL, encoded by the coding sequence ATGATTCCGCGTAAAAAAATCTTTGTACTCTACACCGGCGGCACCATCGGCATGAGCCACAGTCAGCAAGGGCTGGCTCCCGATACCGCGCTTGTCGAAAAAGCCCTCACTCCGTTTGTAGATGCCTATTCATTCGACTGGCACATCTGCGAACCCCTAATCGACTCTTCCGCCGTTACCCTCACCGATTGGCACAACTGGCTGCTGTTGTTGCGTGAAAAATCAGCCGCTTACGACGGCATATTGGTTCTTCACGGCACCGACACCCTCGCCTACACCGCCAACCTGTTCGCCCTCGCCCTGCCCGATTTAAACCTGCCCATCGTGATGACCGGCTCGCAATGGCCTTATGATGCCGAACACAGCGACGCCCCTTTAAACTTGGCAACGGCCGTAGCAGCGTTTGAACTCAACCTGCCGGAGACAACCATCGCCTTCAACGGCAAGCTGTTTCCCGCCGTGGGCAGCAGCAAAATCAGCACCGAACACGCTGACGGTTTCGACAATCCGCATTTCGGCGCACTTGGAAAATGGTCTTCCCAACAAGGCTGGCACGATTTAAACCTGAGGCCGTCTGAAAAAACGCGCACGTCTCTGCACAAACAACCTTTAAACACACAAGCCAAAGTTATCTGCCACACCCTTGTTCCCGGGTTTTCCGCAGAAGCGTTTTCAGACGGCCTCTATCGCACCGCAGCCGACGCTGTGATTTTACAAAGCTACGGCCACGGCAACGCGCCGTCCCACCCCACTTTCATCCAAGCCGTGCGGGATTTCACGGCCGGCGGCAGATTGGTGCTGAATATCAGTCAGGTAAAACAGGGAAATGCGGCAGCCGTGTACGCGCAAGGCAGTGCGTTGCGCCAAGCCGGAGTAGTAAACGGAGGCAAAGCCAATTTAGAAACCGCGCTGGTGTTGCTCACGCTGGCGGTTAGCAATGGTTTAGACAGCGATCAATTGCAAGCAGAATTGGCTGCATTGCGGTTGCTGTAA
- a CDS encoding type VI immunity family protein: MLSKQYEALEREYRDILLHDEEHKILAQLGLVILIYFHDGGSVAGQRKVLEVFDRFYMQYHHYLKSHFWEDMSRFAKLNQAAFTKKQHKMIEAAEQGQPLFGYLCSDESGDFSPDYAIHTLTSKPNTEQNEELSYLQINLPVSLLKTSQGKQEFEEWITYLCKQFSIFHGYAGLTLSLPYDGFEYQFYEHSTTKRYWGITPDFTPYDTNWEIGLKSINWYTFVGKKLQGRLNKQEVDNVLNHYPDITLQTCNDTMIFKAGSFPSTGDRNKPLPVPYLVVNNLLRPARVEKLKDAIHTAYGNGKTRYSASQGYYWLRRWDNANFEQGIFNPEGDKAELMPVYRQKPYEVPFSGMWVPDNVPEGIEKHLEQGEIFPNDGEYIWTLPDGNKQVTNALYVVWRLVKRDDGGPVEVPSEF, encoded by the coding sequence ATGCTATCAAAACAATACGAAGCCTTGGAACGGGAATACCGCGACATTCTGCTGCACGACGAAGAGCACAAGATATTGGCTCAACTGGGGTTGGTTATTCTGATTTACTTTCACGACGGTGGCTCGGTGGCAGGACAGCGCAAGGTTTTGGAAGTGTTTGACCGTTTTTATATGCAATATCATCACTATCTAAAATCCCATTTCTGGGAAGATATGTCTCGTTTTGCCAAATTGAATCAGGCAGCTTTCACTAAAAAACAGCATAAAATGATTGAGGCGGCGGAGCAGGGACAACCATTATTTGGTTACTTATGTTCTGATGAATCAGGTGATTTTTCTCCTGACTATGCTATTCATACATTGACTTCAAAACCTAATACCGAGCAGAATGAAGAATTATCCTATCTTCAAATTAATTTGCCGGTTTCCCTTTTAAAAACATCTCAAGGCAAACAGGAGTTTGAAGAGTGGATAACATATCTTTGTAAGCAGTTTTCCATATTTCACGGTTATGCCGGATTGACGCTTTCATTACCTTATGATGGGTTTGAATATCAGTTTTACGAGCATAGCACCACCAAACGTTACTGGGGGATAACACCTGATTTCACTCCATATGACACCAACTGGGAGATCGGCCTGAAATCTATCAACTGGTACACCTTTGTCGGTAAAAAACTGCAAGGCCGTCTGAACAAGCAGGAGGTAGACAATGTGTTAAACCACTATCCCGACATTACCCTGCAAACCTGTAACGACACGATGATATTCAAAGCGGGGAGTTTCCCGTCAACCGGCGACCGCAACAAGCCCTTGCCGGTTCCCTATTTGGTGGTCAACAACCTGCTGCGTCCGGCTCGGGTGGAAAAGTTGAAAGATGCGATACATACTGCTTACGGCAACGGCAAAACCCGCTATTCGGCCTCGCAGGGTTATTATTGGCTGCGCCGTTGGGATAACGCTAATTTCGAACAGGGTATTTTCAACCCTGAAGGGGATAAAGCCGAGTTGATGCCGGTGTACCGCCAGAAACCGTATGAAGTGCCTTTCAGCGGTATGTGGGTGCCGGATAATGTTCCAGAAGGAATCGAAAAGCATTTGGAGCAGGGAGAAATTTTTCCAAATGACGGCGAGTATATTTGGACATTGCCTGATGGAAATAAGCAAGTTACCAATGCATTATATGTTGTTTGGCGTTTGGTTAAACGCGATGACGGAGGCCCGGTAGAGGTGCCGTCTGAATTTTAG
- a CDS encoding type VI secretion system Vgr family protein, translated as MTQTQSYRLSFSRFSPSLSVVSFTATEALNTAYRLDIELTSVDSDLPLSSYINQAAKFTVTPVSSDALGLIEGMIAPQALKEWSGIITSCEKLSVSADETRYRMVLEPRIAALKHHRTSRLFQNQNVPDIISSLLKHHGFSGVDFRFNTSREYGVREYVTQYQESDFAFLNRLCEEEGIWYAFEQNAQYGDVAVFGDDAAHYFRSHTSPYPYRPHGGLESVGEEAVFALQVKHNPILESIRVGDYNYRDADTDLSSAVTAKGTETDSSVLLGSDSHWGLHQKTPEEAQLQTALLQQLDHSRRIVASGSGNITALRPGLVFQTAPAFSEAPNGWLAVSLTHSGSRDQAYSHTFTAIPADSIFRPERITPLPKIQGSLPARVTSPGNYTYAYIDNMGRYRVKLPFDLDEWSPGGESRPIRLAKPYAGPDYGQHFPLHEGTEVMLSFVQGNPDRPYISGVMHDSSHPDHVPADWNTRNVIRTWANNKLRMEDKQGQEHIKLATEYGKTQLNLGHIVDGQRQKRGDNGEGFELRTDSWGAVRAGKGLFISADAQNQAAGQVLDMDAAIAQLEQAISLAKSLNKAAHTAQNEATEAEEQAGRLNDSLKQLQRAGIIQSAPDGIASATPQSQLHTAGQHIHHISGGDTDISAGSKFTAHAVGSVNLFAQSNGAKLQANQGKVEIQAQNDEMQINALKDATITSSAGKVTVAAKDEILLTSGGAYIKIKDGNIELGCPKMVWVKCAGFQVINPHAIANNLPKFEPLYSGRYILRDKKTQNVLVNRPYTLTLEDGSQVEGITNHKGETLLVTTSSPQKVEFIREDKPKKAPHLLHIAGGGTINLHFEIYDDE; from the coding sequence ATGACCCAAACCCAATCCTACCGCCTCAGCTTCTCCCGCTTCAGTCCGTCCCTCTCCGTCGTCTCCTTCACCGCCACCGAAGCCTTAAACACAGCCTACCGTCTCGACATCGAACTTACTTCTGTTGATTCAGACTTACCGCTGTCGTCCTACATCAACCAAGCGGCCAAGTTTACGGTAACGCCGGTGAGTAGCGATGCATTGGGACTGATCGAAGGAATGATCGCCCCCCAAGCGCTGAAGGAATGGAGCGGCATCATCACTTCGTGCGAGAAGCTGTCGGTATCGGCGGACGAGACCCGTTACCGCATGGTATTGGAACCCCGCATCGCCGCATTGAAGCACCACCGCACTTCGCGTCTGTTTCAAAACCAAAACGTGCCCGACATTATTTCGTCGCTGTTGAAACACCACGGCTTCTCCGGCGTCGATTTCCGTTTCAATACCTCACGCGAATACGGTGTACGCGAGTATGTGACCCAGTATCAGGAATCCGACTTTGCCTTTCTCAACCGGCTGTGCGAAGAAGAAGGGATTTGGTATGCCTTCGAGCAGAATGCCCAATATGGCGATGTGGCGGTATTCGGTGACGATGCCGCCCATTATTTTCGCAGCCACACTTCCCCCTATCCCTACCGCCCCCACGGCGGGTTGGAGAGCGTTGGCGAGGAAGCGGTGTTTGCCTTACAGGTGAAGCACAATCCCATTCTCGAATCCATCCGCGTCGGCGACTACAACTACCGCGATGCCGATACCGACTTATCGTCCGCAGTAACGGCGAAGGGTACGGAAACCGACAGCAGCGTCTTACTCGGCAGCGACAGCCATTGGGGTTTGCATCAAAAAACACCCGAAGAAGCCCAACTTCAGACGGCCTTACTGCAACAGCTCGACCACAGCCGCCGTATCGTCGCTTCCGGCAGCGGCAACATCACCGCGCTTCGCCCCGGTCTGGTGTTTCAGACGGCCCCGGCTTTCAGCGAAGCACCCAACGGCTGGTTGGCGGTATCGCTCACCCACAGCGGCAGCCGCGACCAAGCATACAGCCATACTTTCACCGCCATTCCCGCCGACAGCATCTTCCGCCCCGAACGCATCACCCCGTTGCCGAAGATCCAAGGCAGCCTTCCCGCCAGAGTCACCAGCCCCGGCAACTACACCTACGCCTATATCGACAATATGGGCCGTTACCGCGTCAAACTGCCGTTCGACCTTGATGAATGGAGTCCGGGCGGAGAAAGCCGTCCCATCCGCTTAGCCAAGCCCTATGCCGGCCCCGACTACGGCCAACACTTCCCGCTGCACGAAGGCACCGAAGTAATGCTGTCGTTTGTACAGGGCAATCCCGACAGGCCCTACATCAGCGGCGTGATGCACGACAGTTCCCACCCCGACCACGTGCCTGCCGACTGGAACACCCGCAACGTTATCCGTACTTGGGCGAATAATAAGCTGCGCATGGAAGACAAACAGGGGCAGGAACACATCAAATTGGCGACCGAATACGGCAAAACCCAACTCAACCTCGGCCATATCGTCGACGGCCAAAGACAGAAACGCGGCGACAACGGCGAAGGCTTCGAGCTGCGTACCGACAGTTGGGGGGCGGTAAGGGCGGGCAAAGGCTTGTTCATCAGTGCCGATGCCCAAAATCAGGCGGCGGGGCAGGTGTTGGATATGGATGCAGCCATCGCCCAGCTCGAACAGGCAATCTCCCTAGCCAAAAGCCTCAATAAAGCCGCCCACACCGCCCAAAACGAAGCCACCGAAGCCGAAGAACAGGCAGGCCGTCTGAACGACAGCCTCAAACAGCTGCAACGCGCCGGCATCATCCAATCCGCCCCCGACGGCATCGCCAGCGCCACCCCGCAAAGCCAATTGCATACCGCCGGCCAACACATCCACCACATCAGCGGCGGCGACACCGACATCAGCGCCGGCAGCAAATTCACCGCCCATGCGGTCGGAAGCGTCAACCTGTTTGCCCAGAGCAACGGGGCGAAGTTACAGGCCAATCAGGGCAAGGTGGAGATACAGGCACAGAACGACGAGATGCAGATCAACGCCCTCAAAGACGCCACCATTACCAGCAGCGCCGGTAAAGTAACCGTGGCCGCCAAAGACGAAATCCTGCTCACCAGCGGTGGGGCGTATATCAAGATTAAGGATGGCAACATTGAGCTGGGCTGTCCGAAGATGGTGTGGGTGAAGTGTGCAGGGTTTCAGGTCATCAATCCTCATGCTATAGCAAATAATTTGCCAAAATTCGAGCCTTTATATTCTGGACGTTATATTTTGAGGGATAAAAAAACGCAAAATGTATTGGTTAACCGCCCATACACTTTGACTTTAGAGGACGGTAGTCAAGTAGAAGGGATAACTAACCACAAAGGAGAAACCTTGTTGGTTACGACTTCCTCTCCTCAAAAAGTAGAATTTATTCGGGAAGATAAGCCCAAGAAAGCACCGCATCTTTTACATATTGCAGGCGGAGGCACAATTAATCTGCATTTTGAAATTTACGACGACGAGTAA
- a CDS encoding IS5 family transposase, producing the protein MSTFFQQTAQAMIAKHIGRFPLLKLEQVIDWQPIEHYLNHQRTRYLRDHRGRPAYPLLSMFKAVLLGQWHSLSDPELEHSLITRIDFHLFCRFDELSIPDHSTLCRYRNRPAQDNTLAELPELINRQLTDQGLKVEKASAAIVDATIIQTAGGKQRQAIEVDDEGQVSSQTTPSKDSDARWVKKDGRYRLGYKQHTRTDTEGYIEKLHITAANAHECKHLLPLLEGLAKDTTVYADKGCDSMENRQHLEEHQLRDGIMCKSHRNRPLTEAQTKRNRHLSKTRYVVEQSFGTLHRKFRHARAAYFGLSKVSAQSHLKAMFLNLLKAANRLRAPVAV; encoded by the coding sequence ATGAGCACCTTCTTTCAGCAAACCGCACAAGCCATGATTGCCAAACACATCGGCCGCTTCCCCCTGTTGAAGTTGGAACAGGTGATTGATTGGCAACCGATCGAGCATTACCTCAACCATCAAAGAACCCGTTACCTTAGAGACCACCGCGGCCGTCCAGCTTATCCCCTGCTGTCCATGTTCAAAGCCGTTTTACTCGGCCAATGGCACAGCCTTTCCGATCCCGAACTCGAACACAGCCTCATTACCCGCATCGATTTCCATCTGTTTTGCCGTTTTGACGAACTGAGCATCCCCGATCACAGCACCTTATGCCGCTACCGCAACCGGCCGGCACAAGACAACACCCTGGCCGAACTACCGGAGCTGATTAACCGCCAACTGACTGACCAGGGCCTAAAAGTAGAGAAAGCATCCGCCGCCATCGTTGACGCCACCATTATTCAGACGGCCGGCGGCAAACAACGTCAGGCCATAGAAGTGGATGACGAAGGACAAGTAAGTAGCCAAACCACACCGAGTAAAGACAGCGATGCCCGTTGGGTGAAGAAAGACGGCCGATACAGACTGGGCTACAAACAACATACCCGTACCGATACGGAAGGCTACATTGAGAAACTGCATATCACTGCCGCCAATGCCCATGAGTGCAAACACCTGCTGCCTTTGTTGGAAGGCCTAGCCAAAGACACGACTGTTTATGCCGATAAAGGCTGCGACAGTATGGAAAACCGGCAACATCTGGAAGAACATCAGCTGCGGGACGGCATCATGTGCAAATCCCACCGCAACCGGCCGCTGACGGAAGCGCAAACCAAACGTAACCGACACTTATCGAAAACCCGTTATGTGGTCGAACAAAGCTTTGGTACGCTGCACCGCAAATTCCGCCATGCTCGGGCAGCCTATTTTGGTCTGAGTAAAGTGAGTGCGCAAAGCCATCTGAAAGCGATGTTTTTGAACCTGTTGAAAGCAGCCAACAGGCTACGTGCGCCTGTTGCCGTCTGA
- a CDS encoding type VI immunity family protein, with product MMFKQYEALEQEYRDILLHDEEHKILAQLGLVILIYFHDGGSVAGQRKVLEVFDRFYMHYHPYLKSHFWKGMRRFAKLNQTAFVKKQQKMIAAAEQGEALFGYLSSDEWGDYSPDYAISTLTARPDIESNEKPSFIQVNLPISLLKTSQGKQEFEEWVAYLCKQFSIFHGYAGLTVSLPYDGFEYQFYEHSTTKHYWGITPDFAPYGTNWRTGLKSVNWYTFVGKKLQGRLNKQEVDNVLNHYPDITLQTCNDTMIFKAGSFPSTGDRNKPLPVPYLVVNNLLRPARVEKLKDAIHTAYGNGKTRYSASQGYYWLRRWDNANFEQGIFNPDGDKAELMPVYRQKPYEVPFSGMWVPDNLSEGIEQHFEKGEIFPMEGEHIWVLPNGERHRTKDDAVWRLVKRDDGGPVEMPSEF from the coding sequence ATGATGTTTAAACAATACGAAGCCTTGGAGCAGGAATACCGCGATATTCTGTTGCACGACGAAGAGCACAAGATATTGGCTCAACTGGGGTTGGTTATTCTGATTTACTTTCACGACGGTGGCTCGGTGGCAGGACAGCGCAAGGTTTTGGAAGTGTTTGACCGCTTCTATATGCATTACCATCCCTATTTGAAATCCCATTTTTGGAAAGGGATGCGTCGCTTCGCTAAACTGAATCAGACGGCCTTTGTCAAAAAACAGCAGAAAATGATTGCAGCAGCTGAGCAAGGGGAGGCTTTATTCGGTTATTTAAGTAGTGATGAATGGGGCGACTATTCGCCTGACTATGCAATAAGTACACTGACTGCAAGACCCGATATAGAATCGAATGAAAAACCATCCTTTATTCAAGTTAATCTGCCGATTTCCCTTTTGAAAACATCTCAAGGTAAACAGGAGTTTGAAGAGTGGGTGGCTTATCTTTGTAAACAGTTTTCCATATTTCACGGTTATGCCGGATTGACGGTTTCATTACCTTATGACGGGTTTGAATACCAGTTTTACGAGCACAGCACCACCAAACATTATTGGGGAATAACACCTGATTTCGCTCCATATGGCACCAACTGGAGAACCGGCTTGAAGTCTGTCAACTGGTACACCTTTGTCGGTAAAAAATTACAAGGCCGTCTGAACAAGCAGGAAGTGGACAATGTGTTAAACCACTATCCCGACATTACCCTGCAAACCTGTAACGACACGATGATATTCAAAGCGGGGAGTTTCCCGTCAACCGGCGACCGCAACAAGCCCTTGCCGGTTCCCTATTTAGTGGTCAACAACCTGCTGCGTCCGGCTCGGGTGGAAAAATTGAAAGATGCGATACATACTGCTTACGGCAACGGCAAAACCCGCTATTCGGCCTCGCAGGGTTATTATTGGCTGCGCCGTTGGGATAACGCTAATTTCGAACAGGGCATTTTCAATCCAGATGGGGATAAAGCCGAGCTGATGCCGGTGTACCGCCAGAAACCGTATGAAGTGCCTTTCAGCGGTATGTGGGTGCCGGATAACCTTTCTGAAGGGATTGAACAACATTTTGAAAAAGGAGAAATTTTTCCGATGGAAGGCGAGCATATTTGGGTCTTGCCCAATGGAGAACGTCATCGAACTAAAGATGATGCCGTTTGGCGTTTGGTTAAACGCGATGATGGAGGCCCGGTAGAGATGCCGTCTGAATTTTAA
- the rep gene encoding DNA helicase Rep, producing the protein MKLNPQQQQAVQYLGGPLLVLAGAGSGKTGVITQKIKHLITKVGYPAHHIAAITFTNKAAKEMQERVGKMLPKSQTRGLTICTFHSLGMRILREEAANIGYKKNFSILDGTDSAKIINELLGSTGKEAMFKAQHQISLWKNDLKTPEEILQTASNEWESQMAKVYAGYQATLESYQAVDFDDLIRLPAVLLQQNSEVRHKWQLRLRYLLVDECQDTNACQYTLMKLLTGAEGMFTAVGDDDQSIYAWRGANMENLRQMQEDYPQMKVIKLEQNYRSTARILKVANKVIENNPKLFKKTLWSQFGMGEHIKIVACQHEQHEAEWVVSQIVKQKLVGGDKTQYADFAVLYRGNHQARVFEEALRSARVPYQLSGGQSFFDKAEIKDVLSYIRLLANPNDDPAFLRAVTTPKRGIGEATLGKLNAYAHSHECSLYEAALNPEAQAVLNAQNREHLQQFMALMEDYRARAEHDDAGELVNNLLADIAYEAHLLGSEEGKAGEIKWRNVTDLTDWLARKGGQDGKNIIEIAQTIALMTLLEGKNEEETDAVKLSTLHASKGLEYPYVFLVGCEEGMLPHADSIEESNVEEERRLMYVGITRAKRQLTLTHCVKRKRQGTWQFPDPSRFIDEMPQEDLKILGRKGGEPIVSKEEGKRNLDALKAMLDAQINKGDG; encoded by the coding sequence ATGAAACTCAATCCCCAGCAACAACAAGCCGTGCAATACCTCGGCGGCCCGCTACTCGTTTTGGCGGGCGCGGGCAGCGGCAAAACCGGCGTGATTACTCAGAAAATCAAACACCTGATTACCAAAGTCGGCTATCCCGCCCACCACATCGCCGCTATTACGTTTACCAACAAAGCCGCCAAAGAAATGCAGGAGCGCGTGGGCAAAATGCTGCCGAAAAGCCAAACGCGCGGCCTGACCATCTGTACTTTCCACTCGCTCGGTATGCGCATTTTGCGTGAAGAAGCCGCCAACATCGGCTACAAGAAAAACTTTTCCATTCTCGACGGCACCGACAGCGCCAAAATCATCAACGAGCTGCTCGGCAGCACCGGCAAAGAGGCGATGTTCAAAGCCCAGCACCAAATTTCCCTGTGGAAAAACGATTTGAAAACGCCCGAAGAGATTCTTCAGACGGCCTCCAACGAGTGGGAAAGCCAAATGGCGAAAGTGTATGCCGGCTATCAGGCCACGCTGGAAAGCTATCAGGCCGTCGATTTCGACGACTTAATCCGCCTGCCCGCCGTGCTGTTGCAGCAAAACAGCGAAGTGCGCCACAAATGGCAGCTCCGCCTGCGCTATCTGCTGGTAGACGAATGCCAAGACACCAACGCCTGCCAATACACCTTGATGAAGCTGCTTACCGGCGCGGAAGGCATGTTTACCGCCGTGGGCGACGACGACCAATCCATCTACGCATGGCGCGGCGCAAACATGGAAAACCTGCGCCAAATGCAGGAAGACTATCCGCAAATGAAAGTGATCAAGCTGGAGCAAAACTACCGCTCCACTGCGCGGATATTGAAAGTGGCCAACAAGGTGATTGAAAACAACCCCAAGCTGTTCAAAAAAACCTTGTGGTCGCAGTTCGGCATGGGCGAACACATCAAAATCGTCGCCTGTCAGCACGAACAGCACGAAGCCGAATGGGTGGTGAGCCAGATTGTGAAACAGAAGCTGGTGGGCGGAGACAAAACCCAATATGCCGATTTCGCCGTCCTCTACCGCGGCAACCATCAGGCGCGGGTGTTTGAAGAAGCCTTGCGCAGCGCGCGCGTGCCTTACCAGCTTTCAGGCGGCCAGAGTTTTTTTGATAAAGCCGAAATCAAAGACGTATTGTCCTACATCCGCCTGCTTGCCAACCCCAACGACGACCCCGCCTTTTTACGCGCCGTTACCACGCCCAAACGCGGCATCGGCGAGGCCACACTCGGCAAACTCAACGCCTATGCCCACAGCCACGAATGCAGCCTGTATGAAGCGGCGTTAAACCCCGAAGCACAGGCCGTCTTAAACGCACAAAACCGCGAGCATCTGCAACAATTCATGGCCTTGATGGAAGATTACCGCGCCCGTGCCGAACACGACGACGCGGGCGAACTCGTCAACAACCTGCTGGCCGACATCGCCTACGAAGCCCATCTGCTCGGCAGCGAAGAAGGCAAGGCCGGCGAAATCAAATGGCGCAACGTTACCGACCTCACCGACTGGCTGGCGCGCAAAGGCGGGCAAGACGGCAAAAACATCATCGAAATCGCCCAAACCATCGCCCTGATGACCTTGCTCGAAGGCAAAAACGAAGAAGAAACAGATGCGGTCAAACTTTCCACCCTGCATGCCTCCAAAGGCTTGGAATATCCGTATGTGTTTCTCGTCGGCTGCGAAGAAGGCATGCTGCCCCACGCCGACAGCATCGAAGAGAGCAACGTCGAAGAAGAGCGGCGTTTGATGTATGTAGGCATCACCCGCGCCAAACGCCAACTTACGCTCACCCATTGCGTGAAGCGTAAACGGCAAGGCACATGGCAGTTTCCCGACCCCAGCCGCTTTATCGACGAAATGCCGCAGGAAGATTTGAAAATCCTCGGCAGAAAAGGCGGCGAACCGATTGTGAGCAAAGAAGAAGGCAAGAGAAATCTGGATGCTTTGAAGGCTATGTTGGATGCGCAGATCAATAAAGGCGATGGCTGA
- a CDS encoding VRR-NUC domain-containing protein yields the protein MTMITRLEVDRKYADIELSDLGYLYLVWDYVLRYYKPKLRIGKKTQDKKQNGFDHVVNLTEKMTSYYWPYKPEVSFSVPQGEGTPVPHLTRNRQAGKKEQQENENYIEKIGEKISLTDPTTEGKNRRHTRWKGSPAIMAGATVKRPDLIIVNDYKTRWPGRNAAYPPTGENYGDNLKRLVEMKYGNDKLKPAQTKAYRQIATPERFAVLKIWQDNNKDNKRHIYEFSPDLVPAFGFKQEELLPKIRLEPWLTPPSGKPVNILSGELVNKQDLEAAYRPETVEMLSRNSPWFDSFGNFERTSDGIRWVGENGQVVEYSDAELQQAADYLEQYEDIPRDHLPYIQEAEVVMSGDDTLALALKFVKDNKEEIITIVVLTVAVVAAAAYFAPAALLGAGTFLLRLARFAPALGVSAKVWAADERFEERSNCYEYHYLVERKPKGQTYKRNEYEIIRYLPWQECGENSDTSHLEGWEEKVREFDNRHRK from the coding sequence ATGACGATGATTACACGACTGGAAGTTGATAGAAAATATGCCGATATTGAATTGTCTGATTTAGGTTATCTTTATTTGGTATGGGATTACGTTCTCAGATACTACAAACCCAAACTTCGGATAGGTAAGAAAACGCAGGATAAAAAGCAAAATGGCTTTGATCATGTCGTCAACTTAACGGAAAAAATGACCAGCTACTATTGGCCTTACAAACCTGAAGTCAGTTTCAGCGTTCCCCAAGGAGAAGGAACACCTGTGCCTCATTTGACTAGAAACAGGCAGGCAGGGAAAAAAGAGCAGCAGGAAAATGAAAACTATATCGAAAAAATCGGTGAAAAAATCAGCTTAACCGACCCGACTACCGAAGGAAAAAACCGCAGGCATACACGTTGGAAGGGTTCGCCGGCCATTATGGCTGGTGCTACTGTCAAGCGCCCCGATTTGATTATCGTTAACGATTACAAAACCCGTTGGCCGGGACGTAATGCCGCCTATCCGCCTACAGGAGAAAATTATGGCGATAATCTCAAACGGTTGGTGGAGATGAAGTATGGAAACGATAAGCTTAAACCAGCACAAACAAAGGCCTATCGGCAAATTGCCACTCCCGAACGCTTTGCCGTATTGAAAATCTGGCAGGATAATAATAAAGACAACAAACGGCATATTTATGAATTTTCGCCCGATTTGGTGCCTGCGTTTGGTTTTAAACAAGAAGAACTGTTGCCTAAAATTCGTCTTGAACCGTGGCTAACGCCTCCATCGGGCAAACCTGTCAACATCCTGTCCGGCGAATTGGTTAACAAGCAAGATTTGGAAGCGGCTTACCGTCCGGAAACCGTAGAAATGTTGAGCCGCAATTCGCCTTGGTTTGACAGTTTCGGCAATTTCGAACGTACTTCAGACGGCATACGCTGGGTAGGCGAAAATGGTCAGGTTGTCGAATATAGTGATGCCGAGTTGCAGCAAGCTGCCGACTATCTGGAACAATATGAAGATATCCCGCGTGACCATCTGCCTTATATTCAGGAGGCAGAGGTGGTAATGTCCGGTGACGATACGCTGGCTTTGGCGTTGAAGTTTGTTAAAGACAACAAAGAAGAAATCATCACAATCGTTGTGCTGACAGTCGCGGTTGTTGCAGCAGCGGCTTATTTCGCCCCCGCCGCACTACTGGGCGCCGGAACGTTTTTATTGAGGCTTGCTAGATTTGCCCCTGCATTAGGTGTGTCAGCAAAGGTATGGGCGGCGGATGAACGTTTTGAAGAGCGCAGCAATTGTTATGAGTATCACTACCTTGTTGAGAGGAAACCGAAAGGTCAAACATATAAACGCAATGAATATGAAATTATCCGTTACCTGCCGTGGCAAGAATGCGGTGAAAATTCGGATACCAGCCATTTGGAGGGTTGGGAAGAAAAAGTTCGAGAATTTGATAACCGACATAGGAAATAA